The following are from one region of the Oncorhynchus tshawytscha isolate Ot180627B linkage group LG24, Otsh_v2.0, whole genome shotgun sequence genome:
- the LOC112255716 gene encoding matrilin-3-like: protein MESNQVDVKVCRENHSTLGGKNQCHNFPSAGTHCKSRPLDLVFIIDSSRSVRPTEFEKVKIFLADMVDTLEVGSDATRVAVVNYASTVKIEFLLKTHFDKAGLKAALARIKFLAAGTMTGLAIKTAMEETFTEESGSRLANKNIAKVAIIVTDGRPQDTVEEVAAAARVAGIEIYAVGVDRADMKSLRLMASLPLDEHVFYVETYGVIEKLTSKFRETLCEDANEMSGNKLSENACMCEAQIAFQMKMQFTIQELTSNQIWGKELKEIQLAYVAWSPDSKILLFGMANGKIYIYANQGNFIYNCKGEYASTQNLASIFSSKDVQLQL from the exons atggaatcgaaccagg TAGATGTGAAAGTGTGTAGAGAGAACCATTCCACACTGGGTGGTAAAAACCAATGTCACAATTTTCCCTCCGCAGGAACCCACTGCAAAAGCCGGCCCCTCGACCTGGTGTTCATTATCGACAGTTCACGTAGTGTGCGCCCCACAGAATTTGAGAAGGTCAAAATCTTCCTGGCTGACATGGTCGACACCCTCGAAGTTGGCTCGGATGCCACGCGGGTGGCCGTCGTGAACTACGCTAGCACGGTGAAGATCGAGTTCCTTCTCAAGACGCACTTCGACAAGGCAGGCCTGAAGGCAGCGCTGGCCCGCATCAAATTTCTAGCTGCTGGTACAATGACTGGCCTGGCTATCAAGACGGCCATGGAGGAGACATTCACTGAGGAGTCAGGCTCCCGGCTAGCTAACAAGAACATTGCCAAGGTGGCCATCATCGTAACCGATGGACGTCCCCAGGACACGGTGGAGGAGGTGGCCGCGGCAGCGAGGGTGGCAGGCATCGAAATCTACGCAGTGGGGGTGGACAGGGCGGACATGAAGTCCCTGCGTCTCATGGCCAGTCTGCCCCTGGATGAACACGTGTTCTACGTGGAGACCTACGGCGTCATTGAGAAGCTCACGTCCAAGTTCAGGGAAACCCTGTGTG AGGATGCGAACGAGATGAGTGGGAATAAGCTGAGTGAAAACGCGTGCATGTGTGAGGCTCAGATTGCCTTCCAGATGAAGATGCAGTTCACCATACAGGAGCTGACCA GTAACCAAATCTGGGGGAAAGAGCTCAAGGAAATTCAGCTTGCTTACGTGGCCTGGTCTCCAGATAGCAAGATCCTCCTTTTTGGGATGGCCAATGGGAAAATTTATATCTACGCCAATCAGGGAAACTTCATT TACAACTGTAAAGGAGAGTACGCTAGCACACAAAATCTGGCCTCGATCTTCAGCTCCAAAGATGTCCAGCTCCAGTTATGA